Proteins from a genomic interval of Callospermophilus lateralis isolate mCalLat2 chromosome 1, mCalLat2.hap1, whole genome shotgun sequence:
- the Wdr83 gene encoding WD repeat domain-containing protein 83 yields the protein MAFPEPKPRGPELPQKRLKTLDCEQGAVRAVRFNVDGNYCLTCGSDKTLKLWNPLRGTLLRTYSGHGYEVLDAAGSFDNSNLCSGGGDKAVVLWDVASGQVVRKFRGHAGKVNTVQFNEEATLILSGSIDSSIRCWDCRSRRPEPVQTLDEARDGISSVKVSDHEVLAGSVDGRVRRYDLRMGQLFSDYVGSPITCACFSRDGQCLLVSSLDSTLRLLDKDTGELLGEYTGHQNKQYKLDCCLSERDTHVVSCSEDGKVFFWDLVEGSLALALPVGPGVVQSLAFHPTEPCLLTAMAGRIQCWREEAYEAEGGAG from the exons ATGGCTTTCCCTGAGCCAAAGCCTCGGGGCCCGGAGCTGCCGCAGAAACGGTTGAAGACGCTGGACTGCGAGCAAGGGGCAGTACGAGCCGTGAGATTTAACG TGGATGGCAATTACTGCCTGACGTGCGGCAGCGACAAGACCCTGAAGCTCTGGAACCCACTGCGGGGGACGCTACTCCGTACCTACAGCGGCCACGGCTACGAGGTGCTGGACGCGGCCGG TTcctttgacaatagcaatctctGCTCCGGCGGCGGGGACAAAGCCGTGGTGTTATGGGATGTGGCATCCGGGCAGGTCGTGCGCAAATTCCGGGGCCACGCGGGG AAGGTGAACACAGTGCAGTTTAATGAAGAAGCTACACTCATACTGTCTG GCTCTATCGATTCCAGTATCCGATGCTGGGACTGTCGTTCACGGAGGCCTGAGCCAGTGCAGACACTGGATGAGGCGAGGGATGGCATATCTAGTGTGAAGGTGTCAGATCATGAGGTCCTTGCAGG ATCTGTGGATGGCCGCGTGAGGCGTTACGACCTGAGGATGGGGCAGCTCTTCTCGGACTACGTGGGCA GCCCCATCACCTGTGCCTGCTTCAGCCGGGATGGGCAGTGCTTGCTGGTGTCCAGCCTGGACTCCACCCTGCGGCTTCTGGACAAAGACACCGGCGAGCTGCTGGGCGA GTACACAGGCCATCAGAACAAGCAGTACAAGCTGGACTGCTGCCTGAGCGAGCGTGACACTCATGTGGTCAGCTGCTCCGAGGATGGGAAGGTGTTCTTCTGGGACCTGGTGGAG GGTTCCCTGGCGCTGGCCCTACCTGTGGGTCCCGGTGTTGTGCAGTCACTGGCCTTCCATCCCACAGAGCCCTGCCTGCTGACTGCCATGGCGGGAAGAATCCAGTGCTGGCGAGAAGAGGCCTATGAGGCGGAAGGTGGAGCAGGCTAG
- the Wdr83os gene encoding PAT complex subunit Asterix, whose translation MSTNNMSDPRRPNKVLRYKPPPSECNPALDDPTPDYMNLLGMIFSMCGLMLKLKWCAWVAVYCSFISFANSRSSEDTKQMMSSFMLSISAVVMSYLQNPQPMTPPW comes from the exons ATGTCCACGAACAATATGTCGGACCCACGGAGGCCAAACAAAGTGCTGAG GTACAAGCCCCCGCCCAGCGAGTGTAATCCAGCCTTGGACGACCCGACGCCGGACTACATGAACCTGCTGGGCATGATCTTCAGCATGTGCGGCCTCATGCTTAAG CTGAAGTGGTGTGCTTGGGTCGCTGTCTACTGCTCCTTCATCAGCTTTGCCAACTCCCGGAGCTCTGAGGACACTAAGCAGATGATGAGTAGCTTCAT GCTGTCCATCTCTGCCGTGGTGATGTCATATCTGCAGAATCCTCAGCCCATGACACCCCCCTGGTGA